From Bordetella flabilis, the proteins below share one genomic window:
- a CDS encoding DSD1 family PLP-dependent enzyme — MTSSLHTLDTPAAIIDVPRAMKNIRRMQDHMNALGVAFRPHVKTSKCEQVVLAQLGAGARGITVSTLKEADQFFASGITDILYAVGIAPHRLPHALELRRRGCALTIITDSVVSAREIADFGRAHGEKFPVLIEVDTDGHRSGLHPEGDELLKVAAVLHDGGMEVKGVMTHAGSSYELDTPDALETLAEQERAGCVTAAERVRAAGVPCPVVSVGSTPTALSAKDLRGVTEVRAGVYVFFDLVMHNVGVCAMGDIALSVLTTVIGHQPEKGWLIVDAGWMAMSRDVGTSKQKRDYKYGQVCAIDGTPMAGYLLSGANQEHGIVALEGSADADIVARYPVGTRLRILPNHACATGAQFEKYQALSPDGSVQEWGRFHGW, encoded by the coding sequence ATGACTTCCTCTCTGCACACCCTCGATACGCCGGCCGCCATTATCGATGTGCCGCGCGCAATGAAGAATATCCGGCGCATGCAGGATCATATGAACGCACTCGGGGTCGCCTTCCGGCCGCATGTGAAAACGAGCAAGTGCGAACAGGTCGTGCTTGCACAGCTTGGAGCGGGCGCCCGGGGCATCACCGTCTCCACCTTGAAAGAGGCGGACCAGTTCTTCGCGAGCGGAATCACGGACATCCTCTACGCGGTCGGGATCGCGCCGCATCGGTTGCCTCACGCGCTTGAGCTGCGCAGGCGCGGATGCGCCCTGACGATCATCACCGACAGTGTGGTCTCCGCGCGGGAGATCGCCGACTTCGGCCGCGCGCATGGCGAGAAATTCCCGGTGCTGATCGAAGTCGATACGGATGGCCACCGCTCCGGCTTGCATCCCGAAGGCGACGAGCTCCTGAAAGTGGCCGCCGTGTTGCATGACGGTGGCATGGAGGTCAAGGGCGTCATGACGCATGCGGGTTCCAGCTATGAGCTCGACACGCCCGACGCACTCGAAACCCTGGCCGAGCAGGAACGCGCGGGCTGCGTGACCGCCGCTGAACGCGTGCGCGCGGCTGGCGTCCCGTGCCCGGTCGTCAGCGTAGGTTCGACGCCCACCGCGCTGAGTGCGAAGGATCTGCGCGGGGTGACGGAAGTGCGCGCCGGGGTCTACGTATTCTTCGACCTGGTCATGCATAACGTGGGCGTATGCGCCATGGGCGACATCGCGCTAAGCGTCCTGACGACCGTGATCGGCCACCAGCCCGAAAAAGGCTGGCTCATCGTGGATGCCGGATGGATGGCCATGAGCCGGGACGTCGGGACATCGAAGCAGAAGCGCGACTACAAGTATGGCCAGGTCTGCGCTATCGACGGCACGCCCATGGCCGGCTATCTGCTGAGCGGCGCCAACCAGGAGCACGGCATTGTCGCGCTTGAAGGGTCGGCCGACGCCGATATCGTCGCGCGCTATCCGGTCGGCACACGCCTTCGTATCCTGCCCAACCACGCCTGTGCCACGGGCGCGCAGTTCGAGAAATACCAGGCGCTGTCCCCTGACGGTTCCGTGCAGGAGTGGGGCCGGTTCCATGGATGGTGA
- a CDS encoding RidA family protein, which yields MDGEPNAAVHVAGLAAPGGHYSHAVVANGFVFVSGQLPITAEGARLVDAPFEQQARQALKNVEAALHACGSRVDKLVQVRVYIDAMENWPAFNSVYAAWAGMSRPARAVVPTGPLHFGLKVEVEAVALV from the coding sequence ATGGATGGTGAACCGAATGCCGCCGTCCATGTGGCAGGGTTGGCCGCGCCGGGTGGCCATTACAGCCATGCCGTTGTCGCGAACGGCTTTGTCTTCGTATCCGGGCAGTTGCCCATCACGGCCGAGGGCGCGCGGCTGGTGGACGCACCGTTCGAGCAGCAGGCGCGGCAGGCGTTGAAGAATGTGGAAGCGGCGTTGCATGCCTGCGGCAGCCGCGTGGACAAGCTGGTCCAGGTGCGTGTCTATATCGACGCCATGGAGAATTGGCCTGCATTCAACTCCGTCTATGCTGCCTGGGCGGGCATGTCCAGGCCCGCGCGCGCGGTCGTTCCAACGGGGCCCCTGCACTTCGGTTTGAAGGTGGAGGTCGAGGCCGTCGCGCTTGTTTGA
- a CDS encoding Bug family tripartite tricarboxylate transporter substrate binding protein: MDFGKRELAAAMLLGSAVPLAAASAGAEPTYPQRPITLVVGYPVGGATDTLARLLGQHMAEVFGQRVIIENRAGAASNIAAQSVARTPPDGYTLFLSSRPNTLHKTLYAGLDYDFAKDLVPVALVATMPTVIITGPDSSISSVSDLISMAKNYPGTLTCASSGFGTTGHLLCELFQEETGVSLEHIPYKGSAPALNDLMAGRVDVQFDALPATIGQIRAGSVRLISAISRRRLAIAKDVPTARESGLTSVDIEDWAGIMVPTGTPPNVIARLNACLNAALMRPELQNAFIDRGYVAPVAPNTPETFRTLIGQENARWAPLLQRRTLKPVSQP, translated from the coding sequence ATGGATTTCGGCAAACGAGAACTCGCCGCTGCCATGCTGCTTGGTAGCGCGGTCCCACTGGCGGCCGCCAGCGCAGGGGCCGAGCCGACATACCCCCAACGACCGATAACGCTCGTCGTCGGCTATCCCGTCGGCGGCGCGACCGACACCCTGGCAAGGCTGTTGGGCCAGCATATGGCGGAGGTATTCGGCCAGAGGGTCATCATCGAAAATCGCGCGGGGGCGGCAAGCAACATCGCCGCCCAATCCGTGGCCCGCACCCCGCCCGACGGCTACACCCTCTTCCTGAGCAGCCGACCGAACACGCTGCACAAAACGCTTTACGCCGGCCTCGACTACGATTTTGCGAAGGACCTGGTGCCGGTAGCCCTGGTGGCCACCATGCCCACCGTGATCATCACCGGCCCCGACTCGTCCATATCGAGTGTCAGCGACCTGATTTCGATGGCGAAGAACTATCCGGGTACGCTGACCTGCGCCTCATCGGGTTTCGGGACGACGGGCCATCTTCTATGCGAGCTGTTCCAGGAAGAAACCGGCGTCAGCCTGGAGCACATCCCATACAAGGGCAGTGCGCCAGCCCTCAATGACCTGATGGCCGGACGGGTCGATGTGCAGTTCGATGCCCTGCCCGCCACGATCGGCCAGATCCGGGCGGGATCGGTTCGCTTGATCTCGGCCATCTCGCGGCGCCGGCTGGCCATCGCGAAGGACGTCCCGACAGCGCGCGAATCCGGCCTTACCAGCGTGGACATCGAAGACTGGGCCGGCATCATGGTCCCGACCGGCACGCCGCCGAACGTCATTGCACGCCTGAACGCCTGCCTGAACGCGGCATTGATGAGGCCCGAACTGCAGAACGCATTCATTGACCGCGGCTACGTCGCCCCCGTGGCGCCCAACACGCCCGAGACCTTCCGCACGCTGATCGGGCAAGAGAACGCAAGGTGGGCGCCGCTGCTCCAACGCAGGACCTTGAAGCCCGTTTCGCAACCGTAG
- a CDS encoding tripartite tricarboxylate transporter substrate binding protein, which translates to MKRRDFIGAAAAMLAAPAVSAQAMPSAPIRIVVGFPPGGGTDAVARLLAQKLGALWNTSVIVENRPGAAGVIAAEYTTKQPADGTTLLMANFSSHAVAPGLYPDLAYNVKRDFAPIVLVGVTPTVLIGNRKHDVKTLQDVVALCKKQSGQITFGSAGLGSVQHLALEMFKLRAGVDAVHVPYKGSGPMMTDLLGGHIDFSFETVPSAIQQIRHGAVVAIAQTNAARSRLLPDVPTVAESGFPGFQATTWYGLVGPARLPKALAERMNRDVDTVLAMPDVAKAMDGYSAEGGGGSVEKFAQFMADEETKWGKVIKEAKVTAT; encoded by the coding sequence ATGAAGCGCAGAGACTTCATCGGCGCCGCGGCGGCGATGCTCGCCGCGCCCGCGGTGAGCGCCCAGGCCATGCCCAGCGCCCCCATACGCATCGTGGTGGGCTTTCCTCCGGGCGGCGGAACGGACGCGGTCGCGCGGCTGCTGGCACAGAAGCTGGGCGCCCTATGGAATACCTCGGTCATCGTGGAGAACCGGCCCGGCGCGGCCGGCGTCATCGCCGCCGAGTACACGACCAAGCAGCCCGCCGACGGCACCACGCTGTTGATGGCGAACTTCAGCAGCCATGCCGTGGCGCCCGGCCTGTATCCCGACCTGGCCTACAACGTCAAGCGCGATTTCGCGCCCATCGTGCTGGTCGGCGTAACGCCGACCGTGCTGATCGGCAACCGCAAGCATGACGTGAAGACGCTGCAGGACGTGGTGGCCTTGTGCAAGAAGCAGTCCGGCCAGATCACCTTCGGCTCGGCGGGGCTGGGTTCCGTACAGCATCTGGCTCTGGAGATGTTCAAGCTGCGCGCCGGCGTAGACGCCGTGCACGTGCCGTACAAGGGCTCCGGTCCCATGATGACGGACCTGCTTGGGGGCCACATCGATTTCAGCTTCGAGACCGTCCCGTCGGCCATCCAGCAGATCCGGCATGGCGCGGTGGTCGCCATCGCACAGACCAACGCCGCCAGGTCGCGACTGCTACCGGATGTGCCCACGGTCGCGGAGTCCGGCTTCCCGGGATTCCAGGCCACGACCTGGTATGGCCTGGTCGGTCCGGCCAGGCTGCCCAAGGCGCTGGCCGAGCGCATGAACCGTGACGTGGATACCGTGCTGGCCATGCCCGACGTGGCCAAGGCCATGGATGGCTACAGCGCGGAAGGCGGCGGCGGCTCCGTAGAGAAATTCGCGCAGTTCATGGCCGACGAAGAAACGAAATGGGGCAAGGTCATCAAGGAAGCCAAGGTGACGGCGACCTAG
- a CDS encoding CaiB/BaiF CoA transferase family protein, whose translation MASERSGPDRALPLSHLRVLDLSHVMAGPFCCMLLGDMGADVIKVEPPGTGDQTRRSMGFRLKGEDSGGFLALNRNKRSITLDLKTEAGLEAFYALVKTADVLVENNRPGVAARLKIDYPTLRRINPRLVYASISGFGQTGPWSRRPGFDLIAQAMSGMMSVMGHPGSPPVKSSVPVGDLGAGLFATYGVLSALAGRDRSGEGQYVDASLFESALGLSIWEVAEFWGTGNVPAPIGSANRMSAPYQALRAADRYFVLGAANQKLWCLLCQALDRDDLRDDPRFVDNVARMSRREELAQELERTLAHRTADEWVALLQEAGIPAAPILDYGEALASDQAVARDMVLEMPHPVEGTIRQLGFPVKLHGTPQQLRHPPPLLGQHTAEIMAEAGLGVDALASLRQRGAFGTATPSRPQAAAHISLASESP comes from the coding sequence ATGGCATCGGAACGAAGCGGGCCGGACAGGGCACTGCCGCTATCGCATCTGCGGGTACTCGACCTGAGTCATGTCATGGCCGGTCCGTTCTGCTGCATGTTGCTGGGCGATATGGGCGCCGACGTCATCAAGGTCGAGCCGCCCGGGACAGGTGACCAGACCCGACGCTCCATGGGCTTCCGGCTCAAGGGCGAGGACAGCGGCGGCTTCCTGGCGCTGAACCGGAATAAGCGCAGCATCACACTGGACCTCAAGACCGAAGCGGGCCTGGAGGCGTTCTACGCCCTGGTGAAGACGGCCGACGTGCTGGTGGAGAACAATCGCCCCGGCGTGGCGGCCCGCTTGAAGATCGACTATCCGACACTGCGGCGCATCAACCCGCGACTGGTCTACGCCAGCATCTCGGGCTTCGGGCAGACCGGACCCTGGTCGCGGCGGCCCGGTTTCGACCTGATCGCCCAGGCCATGAGCGGCATGATGAGCGTGATGGGCCACCCGGGCTCGCCGCCGGTCAAAAGCAGCGTCCCGGTCGGCGACCTGGGCGCGGGATTGTTCGCGACCTACGGGGTATTGAGCGCCCTGGCCGGCCGCGACCGCAGCGGCGAAGGCCAGTACGTCGACGCCTCCCTCTTCGAAAGCGCGCTGGGCCTGTCCATCTGGGAAGTCGCGGAGTTCTGGGGAACCGGCAACGTGCCCGCGCCCATCGGCAGCGCCAACCGCATGAGCGCCCCTTACCAGGCGCTGCGCGCGGCGGATCGCTATTTCGTCCTGGGCGCGGCCAATCAAAAGCTTTGGTGCCTCTTGTGCCAGGCACTCGATCGCGACGATCTGCGCGACGATCCGCGTTTCGTGGATAACGTGGCGCGCATGAGCCGCCGGGAAGAGCTGGCGCAGGAACTGGAACGCACCCTGGCACACCGTACGGCCGATGAATGGGTCGCGCTGCTGCAGGAAGCCGGCATTCCGGCGGCGCCGATTCTCGACTATGGCGAGGCGCTGGCCAGCGACCAGGCCGTCGCCCGCGATATGGTCCTGGAGATGCCGCACCCGGTGGAAGGCACCATCCGCCAGTTGGGCTTTCCGGTCAAGCTGCATGGTACGCCGCAGCAACTGCGGCATCCCCCGCCCCTGCTCGGCCAGCACACGGCGGAGATCATGGCGGAAGCCGGCCTGGGCGTGGACGCCCTGGCCTCCCTGCGGCAGCGCGGCGCCTTCGGGACGGCGACGCCGTCCCGGCCGCAGGCCGCAGCGCACATATCCCTCGCCAGCGAATCGCCGTAG
- a CDS encoding enoyl-CoA hydratase-related protein — MSESILLQRDGGIATVTLNAPQRMNALDLDMWRLLKERFDALSADDSVRCIVLRGAGQQAFCAGADIEEFPRVRSTAEQSRAYSEITQAALRAIGECRHPTVALIHGACVGGGLEMSTLCDMRICGASSRFGVPINRLGLVVSYEELRGLASLVGKAATLEILLEGRVFGAEEALRMGLVNRIVADDAVDEEVAATARRIGHGAPLVARWHKKFLRRLEDPAPLTDAERDEAHHCFDTEDFRIGYRAFLDKTRPTFVGR, encoded by the coding sequence ATGTCCGAATCGATTCTGCTGCAGCGCGATGGCGGCATCGCGACCGTGACGCTTAACGCGCCGCAGCGAATGAACGCCCTGGACCTGGACATGTGGAGGCTGCTGAAGGAACGCTTCGACGCGCTGTCGGCCGACGACAGCGTGCGCTGCATTGTCCTGCGCGGCGCGGGCCAACAGGCATTCTGCGCCGGCGCGGACATCGAGGAGTTCCCGCGTGTGCGCAGCACCGCCGAACAATCGCGGGCCTATTCGGAGATCACGCAGGCCGCGTTGCGCGCGATCGGCGAGTGCCGCCATCCCACCGTGGCCCTGATCCACGGGGCGTGCGTGGGGGGCGGACTGGAGATGTCCACCTTGTGCGATATGCGCATCTGCGGTGCGTCCAGCCGCTTCGGCGTGCCGATCAATCGGCTGGGCCTGGTGGTCTCGTACGAGGAATTGCGCGGGCTGGCTTCACTGGTGGGCAAGGCCGCCACGCTGGAAATACTGCTGGAAGGCCGGGTGTTCGGCGCGGAGGAAGCGCTGCGCATGGGGCTGGTGAATCGCATCGTGGCGGACGACGCCGTCGATGAGGAAGTCGCGGCGACGGCCCGGCGCATCGGCCATGGCGCGCCCCTGGTCGCGCGCTGGCACAAGAAATTCCTGCGCCGCCTGGAGGATCCCGCGCCGCTCACCGACGCGGAGCGCGACGAGGCGCATCACTGTTTCGATACCGAGGATTTCCGCATCGGCTACCGTGCCTTCCTGGACAAGACGCGGCCGACCTTTGTCGGGCGCTAG
- a CDS encoding transcriptional regulator GcvA, with translation MARHLPPLNPLRAFEVAARHASFTRAADELCVTPSAVSHQVKTLEEHLGVVLFTREAKTLSLTAAGRAYLPAVRQAFGVLSDATRQLRAQLTPTLRVDIPPTFAAKWLIPRMDRFVKAHPEIDLRVSTVSDAPNFSRDEFDIAIRFGSGAYPGLHVEPCLSVQVFPVCSPRLMEGDHPLRHPADLKHHTLLHDGSVYQDGSNPHWSAWLRHAGVDDIDASRGLSFSPSHLVINAAIDGLGVALTKDRWVELDLAAGRLVRPFDISLPVAYAYYMVFPPDRAEDVRVATFIDWIRAEAATPPQ, from the coding sequence ATGGCGCGCCACCTTCCGCCCTTGAACCCGCTGCGTGCCTTCGAGGTCGCGGCCCGCCACGCCAGTTTCACGCGCGCCGCGGACGAGTTGTGCGTGACCCCGTCGGCGGTCAGCCATCAGGTCAAGACACTGGAAGAGCACCTGGGCGTGGTGCTGTTCACGCGCGAGGCCAAGACGCTGTCGCTGACGGCCGCCGGGCGGGCCTATCTGCCCGCCGTGCGCCAGGCCTTCGGCGTACTCTCCGATGCGACCCGGCAGTTGCGCGCGCAATTGACGCCGACGCTGCGTGTCGACATTCCGCCGACCTTCGCCGCCAAGTGGCTGATCCCCCGGATGGACCGCTTCGTCAAGGCGCATCCGGAAATCGACCTGCGCGTATCCACCGTGTCCGACGCGCCCAACTTCTCGCGCGACGAGTTCGACATCGCGATCCGCTTCGGCAGCGGCGCCTACCCCGGGCTGCATGTAGAGCCCTGCCTGTCGGTGCAGGTCTTCCCGGTGTGCAGTCCGCGCCTGATGGAAGGTGACCATCCGCTGCGCCATCCTGCCGACCTGAAGCACCACACGCTGCTGCACGATGGCAGCGTCTACCAGGACGGCAGCAACCCGCACTGGTCGGCATGGCTGCGCCACGCCGGCGTGGACGACATCGATGCCTCGCGCGGACTGTCGTTTTCCCCCAGCCATCTGGTCATCAATGCAGCCATCGACGGCTTGGGCGTGGCGCTGACCAAGGACCGCTGGGTAGAGCTGGACCTGGCGGCGGGCCGCCTGGTGCGGCCCTTCGATATCTCGCTGCCAGTCGCCTACGCCTACTACATGGTCTTTCCGCCGGATCGCGCGGAGGACGTGCGCGTGGCGACGTTCATCGATTGGATCCGTGCCGAGGCGGCCACGCCGCCGCAATGA
- a CDS encoding alpha-hydroxy acid oxidase, whose protein sequence is MKPITSIEDLRQLARRRVPRMFYEYADSGSWTESTYRANEADLAAIRLRQRVAINLEQRSVRTTMLGQDVAMPVAIAPTGLTGMQHADGEILAARAAQAFGIPFTLSTMSICSMEDVAQATGGHPFWMQVYVMRDRGFVERLVQRARHANVSALVLTLDLPFSGQRHKDIRNGLTAPPRLTPGNLFDILSKPRWWSAMLRTRRRTLGNIVGHIDGLDDNVLLSEWCACQFDPSLNWADVAWLRRIWEGKLVLKGIQDVEDARLAADVGADAIIVSNHGGRQLDGAESSIVALPEIADAVGTRLEVHMDGGIRSGQDVLKAIALGARGTYIGRAMLYGLGAMGQAGVTKALEIIRKELDLTMAFCGHTDIRQVGPDVLRPARRAELGEPLALRRAA, encoded by the coding sequence ATGAAACCCATCACCAGCATCGAGGATCTGCGCCAGCTCGCCCGCAGGCGCGTGCCACGCATGTTCTACGAATATGCCGATTCCGGTTCCTGGACGGAATCGACCTATCGGGCCAATGAAGCGGACCTGGCCGCCATCCGCCTGCGCCAGCGCGTCGCCATCAACCTGGAACAACGCAGCGTGCGTACCACCATGCTGGGCCAGGACGTCGCCATGCCGGTGGCGATCGCGCCTACCGGCCTGACCGGCATGCAGCACGCCGACGGCGAAATACTGGCCGCGCGCGCCGCGCAGGCCTTCGGCATTCCATTCACGCTGTCCACCATGAGCATCTGCTCGATGGAGGACGTCGCGCAGGCAACCGGCGGCCATCCGTTCTGGATGCAGGTCTATGTGATGCGCGACCGTGGTTTCGTCGAACGCCTGGTGCAGCGCGCCCGGCACGCCAATGTGTCGGCATTGGTGCTGACGCTGGACCTGCCTTTCAGCGGACAGCGCCACAAGGACATCAGGAATGGCCTGACCGCGCCGCCCAGGCTGACCCCTGGCAATCTGTTCGATATCCTGTCCAAGCCGCGCTGGTGGTCCGCGATGCTGCGGACGCGGCGCCGGACGCTGGGCAATATCGTCGGACACATCGATGGCCTGGACGACAACGTACTGCTTTCCGAATGGTGCGCATGCCAGTTCGACCCGAGCCTGAACTGGGCCGACGTCGCGTGGCTGCGGCGCATCTGGGAGGGCAAGCTGGTCCTGAAAGGCATACAGGATGTCGAGGACGCGCGCCTGGCCGCCGACGTCGGGGCCGATGCGATCATCGTTTCGAATCATGGCGGCCGGCAACTGGATGGCGCCGAGTCGTCCATCGTGGCGCTGCCGGAGATCGCGGACGCGGTCGGGACGCGCCTGGAAGTCCATATGGACGGCGGCATCCGCTCGGGCCAGGACGTGCTCAAGGCCATCGCGCTGGGCGCGCGCGGCACTTACATCGGGCGGGCGATGCTGTACGGCCTGGGGGCGATGGGGCAGGCCGGCGTCACCAAGGCGCTGGAGATCATCCGCAAGGAACTGGACCTTACCATGGCCTTCTGCGGCCACACGGACATCCGGCAGGTCGGGCCGGATGTGCTGCGACCGGCCCGTCGGGCGGAGCTTGGAGAGCCCCTGGCGCTGCGCCGGGCTGCCTGA
- a CDS encoding Bug family tripartite tricarboxylate transporter substrate binding protein has translation MYRTRMLAALSFLGTVLPTGTPASAAELHYPQRAITIVVGFPAGGGADTLARLLAQHMERAFGRKVLVENRPGASGNIGAESVAHAPPDGHTLYISTRSNALHKVVYGRAEFDFARDLVPVGLLATVPSVLVTAAQAPIVTVKDMIALAKAQPGALTCASTGFGSDTHLLCELLQRATHTKLLHVPYRGGAVAIADVIGGRVDLLSFSLPGALPYIKAGSVRAIAVMARKRQPVISHIPTMEESGVRGVDMETWFGLMAPAGTPAPVIGQLNACLNTLLPDPALQEALMSRGFVAPSGPNTPDTFRKLIAVETETWTPVLVEAGVSTTP, from the coding sequence ATGTATCGCACGCGCATGCTCGCCGCACTCTCGTTCCTGGGCACTGTTCTGCCCACCGGCACGCCGGCTTCCGCCGCAGAGCTTCACTACCCGCAACGCGCCATCACCATCGTGGTCGGTTTTCCCGCCGGAGGAGGCGCCGATACCCTGGCCCGGCTGCTTGCGCAGCACATGGAACGGGCCTTCGGGAGAAAGGTGCTCGTGGAAAACCGCCCAGGGGCCTCAGGCAACATCGGAGCGGAATCCGTGGCGCACGCCCCGCCGGACGGCCATACCTTGTACATCAGCACCCGGTCGAACGCGCTTCACAAAGTGGTATACGGGCGCGCCGAGTTCGATTTCGCCAGGGACCTCGTCCCGGTCGGCCTGCTCGCAACCGTACCGAGCGTGCTCGTCACCGCGGCGCAAGCACCGATCGTCACGGTCAAGGACATGATCGCGCTCGCCAAGGCGCAACCCGGCGCACTGACTTGCGCCTCCACGGGCTTCGGCTCCGACACGCATCTTCTATGCGAACTGCTCCAGCGCGCCACCCATACCAAGCTGCTCCATGTGCCGTACCGTGGCGGTGCGGTTGCAATAGCCGATGTCATCGGTGGGCGGGTAGACCTGCTCTCCTTCTCGCTCCCCGGCGCGCTTCCTTACATAAAGGCAGGTTCGGTCCGCGCGATCGCCGTCATGGCGCGTAAAAGGCAGCCCGTCATCAGCCATATCCCGACGATGGAAGAGTCCGGCGTCCGCGGCGTCGACATGGAAACGTGGTTTGGCCTGATGGCCCCAGCCGGCACGCCGGCGCCCGTCATTGGGCAGTTGAACGCATGTCTCAATACGCTGCTGCCGGATCCGGCGCTACAGGAAGCGCTCATGTCGCGTGGCTTCGTCGCACCATCCGGACCCAATACACCGGATACCTTCCGCAAGCTGATTGCCGTCGAAACCGAGACCTGGACCCCGGTTCTCGTGGAAGCCGGGGTCAGTACAACACCGTGA
- a CDS encoding DUF2242 domain-containing protein — translation MTTRQSVLSRTPPSARATGDTPACGYGRRGDMLAGIVTVAFSLLVLAGCAGNRPPAYPETFSDTSTYSRTYPATDKATCEAARRALLSQGYTIAKAQADGVEGQKNFQVEEDKHQVISFHVTCTSDHQASPNTSVFVSAVQDRYIIKKVSSSAGVGLSVLGSVSMPFGSSDDSLAKISSETISSPSFYEGFFDLIQRYLPKNAPADAGSGSRAPGTPAKVPPAAATPPASSAGPAPASGAQSDAPAAASQPSGAPGTSGAPAASTPGPTPPPAPTSAPASTSTPASTPSSAPSAPAVPPAPADAGSPAAAGQNAAEPQSAPSPDK, via the coding sequence ATGACAACCAGGCAGTCCGTCCTTTCCCGTACCCCACCTTCGGCGCGCGCCACCGGCGATACCCCGGCCTGCGGGTATGGACGCCGCGGCGATATGCTCGCCGGCATCGTTACAGTCGCCTTTTCCCTGCTGGTCCTGGCCGGATGCGCCGGCAACCGCCCGCCGGCTTATCCGGAAACCTTCAGCGACACGAGCACCTATTCGCGCACGTATCCCGCCACGGACAAGGCCACGTGCGAAGCGGCGCGGCGAGCGCTGCTTAGCCAGGGCTATACCATCGCAAAGGCGCAGGCCGATGGGGTGGAAGGACAGAAGAACTTCCAGGTCGAGGAAGACAAGCACCAGGTGATTTCCTTCCACGTGACCTGCACCTCGGACCACCAGGCCTCGCCGAATACGTCGGTGTTCGTCAGCGCGGTGCAGGACAGGTACATCATCAAGAAGGTCAGCAGCTCCGCGGGGGTCGGGCTGAGCGTGCTCGGGTCCGTTTCGATGCCTTTCGGATCGTCGGATGATTCGCTTGCCAAGATCAGCAGCGAGACAATTTCCTCGCCTTCGTTCTACGAAGGTTTCTTCGACTTGATACAGCGCTACCTGCCAAAGAATGCGCCGGCGGATGCCGGAAGCGGATCCCGTGCTCCCGGTACGCCTGCCAAGGTCCCGCCCGCCGCCGCTACGCCGCCGGCTTCGAGCGCAGGCCCCGCGCCGGCATCGGGTGCGCAGTCGGACGCGCCTGCGGCGGCATCCCAGCCATCCGGAGCACCGGGCACGTCGGGGGCGCCAGCGGCGTCGACGCCGGGCCCGACGCCCCCGCCCGCGCCGACCTCCGCGCCGGCCTCCACGTCCACGCCAGCGTCCACACCCTCGTCAGCGCCCTCGGCGCCCGCCGTACCGCCGGCGCCGGCGGACGCAGGCAGTCCGGCGGCGGCCGGCCAGAACGCCGCCGAGCCGCAATCTGCGCCGTCTCCGGATAAGTAG
- a CDS encoding GNAT family acetyltransferase, translating to MQYPDLHIRPYRTADEAAVIELWRQCGLTRPWNDPRKDIARKSTVQPEWFLVGEVGGRVVASVMAGYDGHRGWINYLSVDPRHRRRGYAKALVANAERCFIDAGCPKINLLIRGDNTAVQHFYRGLGFSQDDVLSFGKRLIPDTQG from the coding sequence ATGCAGTATCCCGATCTCCATATAAGACCCTATCGGACCGCCGACGAGGCGGCCGTTATCGAGCTGTGGCGGCAATGCGGGTTGACGCGGCCGTGGAATGACCCGCGCAAGGATATCGCCCGCAAGTCCACGGTGCAGCCGGAATGGTTCCTGGTCGGCGAGGTCGGTGGCCGGGTGGTGGCTTCCGTCATGGCGGGCTATGACGGCCATCGCGGATGGATCAATTATCTTTCGGTGGATCCCCGGCATCGGCGGCGCGGCTATGCGAAGGCGCTGGTGGCAAACGCGGAGCGGTGTTTCATCGATGCAGGCTGTCCCAAAATCAATCTCCTGATCCGAGGCGACAACACGGCGGTGCAGCACTTTTATCGCGGCCTGGGGTTCAGCCAGGACGATGTGCTGAGCTTCGGCAAGCGGCTGATTCCGGATACACAGGGATAG